GCTCACTTTGTTGATGAATCTTGGAAGCTTAGGAGCATTATCATGAGGTACTTTGCTAACAATGTTCATACTTCATGGCATTATGATGTGCATTATCATGACTATATGTTGCTGAAAATTGCAGGTTTATATATGTTCCAGCTCCACAGACTGCTGATGTCATATTTGAAGAGCTCTATGACTCCTTGCTTCAATGGAATCTTGATGAAAAATTGATGACGGTGACCGTTTGGACAATTGTACCTCCAATGACAAGGCAATTGAACTTCTTGTGGCGAAGATAGGGAAGAGGAAGCTCCCTTTGGAAGGTACTTTGCTTCATATGCGATGTTGTGCGCATATATTAAATCTTATAGTTAAGGATGGCTCGGATGTTATGCAGTCATCTATTGAAAATATAAGGGATAGTGTGGCGTATTGGACTGCCACACCAAAAAGGGTAGAGAAATTTGAGGAGATGGCTAAGTTTAAGAAAGTTAAAATAACAAGAAAGTTGATTCTTGATTGCAAAACTAGGTGGAACTCCACTTTCGTAATGCTAGAAAGAGCTTTACCATATAGAACTATCTTTGAACGTGCAAAGCAAGTTGACAAGCAATATGTGTGTTTACCTAGTGATGAAGAGTGGGAGTTTGCTGCAGATATGGTAGAGAGACTTAGATTATTCTATGAGATAACCCAGCTGTTCTCAGGAACTAATTATGTGACCGCCAATGTTTACTTCCCCAAAATATGTGAgcttaaaaagaaaatgtcaCAGTGGGCCACTTCTAGCAACCCAATAATCATGCAAATGTCAAAGGAAATGACTAATAAATTTGATAAGTATTGGAAGGACATTCATGGTCTAATGGGGATTGCTATACTTCTTGATCCTCGGTGCAAGAGGCATATATTGACAGCTTGCTTTGCCATGCTCCATGACTATGAGCCATCTTCTTATGAGTGTTTGGAGTTGGTTGATGACATGGTCGCTAGATTACATGCATTGATCGAGGAGTATGAAGTGGAAGAAAATCAGTATTAACCATGCGAAGAATTGATTTCTTCAACTGCTATCATGAATGTCTTCAATGACATTGTAGCCAAGCAAAGTCCTGCAACAGCTAGGGTACAAGGTGAAATAGACATGTACTTGGCAGATGGCTTAATTCCTTACACAGAAATATTCAACGTGTTGGATTGGTGGAAAGTAGCTGGAACAAGATACCCAACATTAAGGAAGGTCGCAAGAGACATTTTTGCTATTCCTGTGACAACAGTTGCTTCAGAGTCGGCCTTTAGCACTAGTGGCAGAATACTTAGTGAGCATAGGAGCCACCTAACACCTCAGATGGTGGAGGTTTTGATGTGCTCCCAAGATTGGCTtcgaaacaaattaaaagGTGAGCAAATAGAGTATGTTTCTTCCTGTTTTCCCTGTATTTTCTTATTACTAATCATTGTCTCTTGTAATGTGTACAAATTGTTTTATGTAGATGCTCACAAAGGAGATGCTAGCTTCTGGACTTGTCTCCAAGATATCCAAGAGGGGATGCAGGTTGGTACTTGCCAACACATTTACCTTGTCAGTTGAGTATTTCTCTTCATGATACAAActttgaaaaataaatgtattgaTGTTTGCAACTAGGATATGGCGCTTTGAAGATTGAGATGTGGAGGGATGGTGTGTCATGGAGAATTGGAGATGCAGCTACCCAAGACTATAACTGTTGCTTCTTGCATCATATCGTCCTTTTGAAGTATCATTGAACTTGTTTGAGTGCCGGAATATTCTTGTAATGTTTTATTTGTGCCCTCGTGTAAGTCCGAACTACCTTCATTACTTTGTCAAGAGTTTGTGGACTTCAGATGTATGACTATGTGCTGTCTTTTATCCCTACATGCTGCTGTATTATGCTTCATATGGTGCTGTCCATGAGACCATGATCAGTTGTATTGTATGCTGCTGTTTTATGTGCTGTTATGCTGCAGTTTTTTTAGCTGCTGCTTTATGTGCCGTTATGCTGCAGTTTTTTTAGCTGCTGTGCTGCTGTTTTATGTGCTGTTTGTGCTGTCGTTTATGTCAAATATAATGCTATTTATAACTATGTAATCAAGAATACTATACGGGTATTTTTACCTGTGGGTACCGTCATCCCATATGAAAATCTTCTGGATACGGGTATGGGCAAAAGTTGTTACCTGGCGCCGGATACGAGCATGGGTAACGGGTTAGTTTTTGAGCAATGGGCACGGCCATACCTTGCGCGTGCCATTAAGAGGTCAATTGCACCGTACTACTGCTCCACGGCGGCAAGATGATCCTTGTGGactctggagtctggactGAGTAGCTCAGTCCACGTCGGCGGCCGAAATTAAAATACTCACCGGCTTTCCACGGCGGCACGTGACCGGAGCATCATGGCCGGTCTTCGGCGCATCCTCCGCCGTCCTCAACACCACGTGCCAGGGTTATATATTAACCGACCAATTGTAAGATCCACCCCTCCTAGATGAGGCCGCCGATCCCTCTCTCGGGCCCCACACGCAGCGACCGAAAGCACGTCCCTTCCAGTAACAAAAGAATCCGCCTCCGCCACGCCACCGCCCGGCACTGGGCAAAGCGACACCATTCTCGCGTCAACGTCGATTGTTTTCGATTCTTCCGCCTCTCGGAACCAGGCTAGCTCTGGGCTACTGTGATTTGACTGTGAGTGCTGCGTGGGAGCGGATCGGATCAGTAGATAAGGAAGCTTGGGCGATCCCACATGGGAATCCGATCCCTGAGcacgcgcgcctcaccctcaCCCCCCTCTTCCGGAGATGGCTTCCTCGCCTCAGCCGGcttcggcggcagcggtggtcTTCGCGGTCAACGGCGAGCGCTTCGAGCtccgcgacggcgacggcgtcgacCCGGGCGCCACCCTCCTCGACTTCCTCCGCTCCCGCACCCGCTTCACCGGCCCCAAGCTCGGCTGCGGCGAAGGCACGCACCAACAGTTCCCCTCCCCCCAATCCGAACCACACCTGGCCGGAGTGACTGCTACTACTGACTAATACTAATGCCGGGATTTCGGTTGGGGATTCGTGTTGCAGGTGGGTGCGGCGCGTGCGTGGTGCTGCTCTCGACGTACGAcccggcggcggacgaggtgTCCCACGCCGCTGCGACCTCGTGCCTCACCCTGGCGCGCGGCCTCCACCACCGCGCCGTCACCACCACCGAGGGGCTCGGCAACAGCCGGGACGGGCTCCACGCCGTGCACGCGCGCCTCGCGGGCTTCCACGCCTCCCAGTGCGGCTTCTGCACGCCCGGGATGTGCAtgtccctcgccgccgccctcgccggctCCAAGGGGCCCGGGCCGCCTCCGCGGGAAGGGTTCTCGAGGCTCACGTCGGCCGAGGCGGAGCGCGCCATCGCGGGGAACCTGTGCCGCTGCACGGGGTACCGCCCCATCGCCGACGCCTGCAAGAGCTTCGCGGCGGACGTGGATTTGGAGGATTTGGGGCTCAACTCCTTCTGGAAGAAGGGGGACACCAACGTCTCAAAATTGCCACCGTACAAGGAAGGGAGCATTGGTACGTTTCCGGAGTTTCTCAAGGCTGAGATCATAGCCTCTTCGAGGATTGATAAGTGTACCCTGACGCCGGCAACGGCGGGAAGTGCGAGCTCTTGGTTTCGACCTCGGAGTGTGGAGGGGTACTATAAGCTGATAGATTCCGACCCATTCAACGGAAGTGGCACAAAGGTTGTTGCGGGCAACACTTCTTCTGGTGTTTACAGGGAGGCAGAGGTGTATGGTAGGTACATTGACCTCAGGGACATCCCAGAGCTGAATTCAGTATGCATGGATGCCAAGGGTGTTCGTATTGGGGCCGCTATACCGATCTCTTGGGTTATTGACATTTTAAGAGAAGGTGATGACTGCAAGGATGTGGTCTTTGGTAAGATTGCTGATCACATGGAGAAGGTGGCTTCTCATTCTGTGCGAAATACCGCGAGCTTGGGTGGAAATCTGGTAATGGCGCAAAGGGACGAGTTTCCCTCTGATATTGCGACCATTCTTCTTGCTGCTGGTTCGTCAGTGTGCATCCAGGTATCATCACAAAAGCGGAATGTCATGTTAGATGAGTTCTTGGAGATGCCACCATGTGATTACAAGACATTGCTTTTAAACATTTATATTCCTCGTTGTACTCCTGACAGTGTCTTATCAAGTGCTGGGACTGTAAATATAGCAGGAGATAAGACAGGAAGTTCTCTGCTATTTGAGACGTACCGAGGTGCGCAGCGTCCTCTTGGAAATGCAATTGCTTACCTTAACTCCGCTTTCTTTGCTCAAGTCTCTTCAGACAAAACTTCAGGAAGCTTGATATTAGAAAATCTACGTTTGGCTTTTGGTGCATATGGAACCCAGCATGCTATCAGGGCTAGAGATGTTGAGAAGCTCTTAGTTGGTAAACCCATTAATGCGTCGGTCCTACTTGAAGCATTTAAAGTTCTCAAGAAAACAATTGTTCCAATAGAAGGCACAAGACATTCTGCTTATAGATCAAGCTTGGCTGTTGCCTTTCTGTTTAGTTTTCTTTACCCAGCAATCAAAGGAAATGTGAAGCCTACGAAAGCGGTCCATCTAAATGGCAATGTAGCTTCTGGTACAAATGGAATGCCAAATTGTGGACCCAGTGCAAATGTGGATGTTTCACTTAACGGAACCAATAGTGTGAAATCTGGTTTATATAGCAATGCCCATATACTTGAATCTTGCAAGCAGATTGTTGAAATCAGTAAAGATTATCTCCCAGTTGGCATACCAACCAAGAAAGTTGGAGCAGAACTCCAAGCTTCTGGTACGCGTTTcacaattttgttttgtagCGGTTGGTAATTTTGAGCTTTTGGGGGATAAATTTGGTTGGTTATTTAGATAACTTAGCAGTTGTTTTGTGTAGCATGTTATGTTATGTTCCTTGCTTGTGTTATTAATGGCATGATtgtcttcatttttttccatCTGCATTGTATCTGCAAAGACGAGTCCTTTCTTGATGTTTCTTTTCAAGTTTTGTTCGTGTGACTAATTAAATCAGTAGCAGTTGTTTTAATACTCTGATCAAATTAAGAGTGCTGATAACTTGAGCATCATGTATAGGGGAGGCTgtatatgtggatgacatcCCTTCTCCGGAGGACTGCCTTTATGGGGCATTTGTATATAGCACAAAACCTTTGGCTCATGTGAAGAGCATAGAGCTCGACTCTTCTCTTGAGCAGCTAAAAACTGTGGCAGTTATCACCGTTAAAGATATTCCAAAAGGGGGTGGCAATTTCGGGGCCAACACTATATTTGGACCTGAGCCTCTGTTTGGCGATCCACTTACTCAGTGTGCCGGGGAACCTCTTGGTGTCGTGGTATGACTTTGCACTGTGGTTTCGATTTGACAACCTTTGACAAAAAGAaactaacattttttttccttcaatcGAAGATATATGTGTGACAATGTGATGTTAAATGTAGCCATTTGCTGATGATTTTAGCATTTTAGGTTGCAGAAACACGGAATTTTGCCAATATAGCTGCCAAACGAGCTTTAGTTAACTACAGCACAGAAACTTTGGATACCCCAATTTTATCAATAGAGGAGGCAGTCAGGAGACACAGTTATTTTGAAACCCCACCATTTCTTCTTCCGCAAAAGATTGGTGATTTTCCCAAAGGGATGGAAGAAGCCGATCAGAAGATCTACTCAGCTGAGGTACTGTTCCTACATATTTTTTATGCTCTTTGTAAGTTAATCTTTCTGAGAGCTATCCAAACTCTgtagatgatttttttttatgctaaCATCAGTAGTCATTGGTCACATGTATTTGGTATATCTAATGGTTCTGCAGTAGATGTTTGGCCCATGAAGGGTGGGATGTGACAAACTCTTAATTTAATATTTGCTACTGTGCTGCTGAATCACCCTATTGCCCACAGAGTAATTTAGATTAAACAGAGTTCCTTCTCTGATTTGCATTTGCCCCACCTTGTCTAACCTTTAAATCTCGAACCCCGTTTCTAATTATTGAACATTTGCCTTATCATGGTTTCCCTTGATAGCTCTTTCTTACATACATTTTTATAAGGTTCCTTTTTCTATATCTTTGATATTGCAACACTGTGCTACAGCTGACAAACATTTGATGCAGGTGAAGCTTAATTCACAGTATTACTTTTACATGGAAACACAAACTGCTCTAGCCATACCTGACGAGGATAATTGCATGGTAGTGTATAGCTCAAGCCAATGCCCTGAGGCAGCACAAAATAACATTGCACAGTGCCTCGGTTTACCTTGTCACAATATTCGCGTTGTCACGAGAAGAGTTGGTGGTGGCTTTGGAGGAAAAGCTGTTAGATCATTACCTGTAAGTATTAATACCATCATTTACTTACATCATTTGAAATGTTGCAGACTAAGTCTTCTTTTTATGAGTCTATGCGTAACACTTCACTGAAGCATGATAAATAGGTAAGTATTGTTCCACGTTCAACTCTGCAATGTCTGCCAATTATCAGGTGCTTTAAAATGAGACATTATCATCTTGAAggcaaaaaaaactgaaattcTGAGTATCCTCATACCAACATTAGAACATGAAATATCTGCACATCTCTTCACCTTATAAGCATACAGGTAAGATGATTGCTTCATCTATAATACAGCTGTTTACTTCCTCTTTGACATTGTTGCACTGAATATTGAACCTGAATGGTCTCTTTTAACAAGATTCACTTTGATCAAGTAATTTTCTTGAAGACATAGTTCATCTGAATTTTCAAGTGCTACATgtaggaggggggggggggttactCATTCTTGCTGCCAATTGACACTTACTGCCCTCCCTGTACTTTCTAACAATGAACTTGAAGAACGCATACTCATTTAAACATGTGAAGTTCAGTGTGTCATAAATTTTGTACCTATCGTTGGTTTCACCAGTTCATTAAGTGGACATAAAGGATCAGAACacttattacatgtatgttaATTATAGGTGGCGACAGCGTGTGCACTTGCAGCATTTAAACTACGTCGTCCTGTTCGAATGTATCTTGATCGCAAGACTGACATGATAATGACTGGAGGTCGGCATCCTATGAAAATATGCTATTCCATAGGATTCAAATCAGATGGAAGAATCACAGGATTGCATGTAGATTTGTTCATAAATGCAGGAATGAGCATGGATGTTAGTCCGATTATTCCTCACAATTTCGTAGAGGCACTGAAGAAATATAACTGGGGTGCCTTTTCCTATGATGCAAAGATCTGCAAAACAAATATTGCAACGAGATCTGCAATGCGGGGCCCTGGAGAAGTGCAGGGTTCTTATGTTGCTGAAGCTATTATCGAGCATGTGGCGTCAGCTCTCTCTACTGATGTTAATTTGGTCAGGCAGAGAAATATTCACACGGTGGAGAGCCTTGCTTTGTATCACGGTGAGTGCATGGAAGATGCCCTGGGGTATACACTTCCCTCCATCTGCAATAAATTGACTGCATCAACAAATTACCAGTATCGTTTGGAAATGATCCAGACCTTCAACAAAAGCAACCAATGGAAAAAGCGGGGCCTTTCTTTTGTTCCAATAGTGCATAAAGTGTCATCTCGACCAACACCGGGGAAAGTGTCAATTCTTAATGATGGATCTATTGTTGTTGAGGTTGGAGGCATTGAGTTAGGGCAGGGGCTTTGGACAAAAGTGAAGCAGATGGCAGCATTTGGTCTTGGACAGTTATGGGATGATCAAAGTCAAGACCTGTTGGAAAGAGTAAGAGTTATTCAAGCAGACACATTAAGTGTGGTACAGGGAGGGTGGACTACAGGGAGCACCACGTCAGAATGCAGCTGTGAAGCAGTTCGACGTGCTTGCAATATTATGGTTGACAGACTGAAATCACTCAAGGAGCAattacaagaaaaacaaggcATGGTTTCATGGGATGGACTGATTTCACAGGTATTGATAACTTAACTATTATCATAATGATCTTGTCAAAAAATTAGGAATGCTCACAAAGTTGTACTTGCCTATGCTATGCCATTAGTCTGTACTCAGCATTCAGTGATGTATTTAATAATCTTAAGTTATCCTGATGTTTCAATGTGAAGGCAAAAATGGCTGGTGTGGATTTATCAGCTAGAGAATACTACATTCCTGGTGCTTCTGGTTCCTATCTGAACTATGGAGCTGCTGCTAGCGAGGTATGCTTAGTTTACTATAGTTTCAGATACTCTGTTTTAGATACTAGATTGTAGAAATTTGAAACATTTATGCATTTAAATCAAGATGTTCATGTTGGATATTGTAGGTAGAGATTGATCTTCTTACTGGAGCCACTACGATTTTGCGTAGTGATCTTATATATGACTGTGGTCAAAGCTTAAATCCTGCTGTGGACT
This is a stretch of genomic DNA from Brachypodium distachyon strain Bd21 chromosome 1, Brachypodium_distachyon_v3.0, whole genome shotgun sequence. It encodes these proteins:
- the LOC100829833 gene encoding probable aldehyde oxidase 2, translating into MASSPQPASAAAVVFAVNGERFELRDGDGVDPGATLLDFLRSRTRFTGPKLGCGEGGCGACVVLLSTYDPAADEVSHAAATSCLTLARGLHHRAVTTTEGLGNSRDGLHAVHARLAGFHASQCGFCTPGMCMSLAAALAGSKGPGPPPREGFSRLTSAEAERAIAGNLCRCTGYRPIADACKSFAADVDLEDLGLNSFWKKGDTNVSKLPPYKEGSIGTFPEFLKAEIIASSRIDKCTLTPATAGSASSWFRPRSVEGYYKLIDSDPFNGSGTKVVAGNTSSGVYREAEVYGRYIDLRDIPELNSVCMDAKGVRIGAAIPISWVIDILREGDDCKDVVFGKIADHMEKVASHSVRNTASLGGNLVMAQRDEFPSDIATILLAAGSSVCIQVSSQKRNVMLDEFLEMPPCDYKTLLLNIYIPRCTPDSVLSSAGTVNIAGDKTGSSLLFETYRGAQRPLGNAIAYLNSAFFAQVSSDKTSGSLILENLRLAFGAYGTQHAIRARDVEKLLVGKPINASVLLEAFKVLKKTIVPIEGTRHSAYRSSLAVAFLFSFLYPAIKGNVKPTKAVHLNGNVASGTNGMPNCGPSANVDVSLNGTNSVKSGLYSNAHILESCKQIVEISKDYLPVGIPTKKVGAELQASGEAVYVDDIPSPEDCLYGAFVYSTKPLAHVKSIELDSSLEQLKTVAVITVKDIPKGGGNFGANTIFGPEPLFGDPLTQCAGEPLGVVVAETRNFANIAAKRALVNYSTETLDTPILSIEEAVRRHSYFETPPFLLPQKIGDFPKGMEEADQKIYSAEVKLNSQYYFYMETQTALAIPDEDNCMVVYSSSQCPEAAQNNIAQCLGLPCHNIRVVTRRVGGGFGGKAVRSLPVATACALAAFKLRRPVRMYLDRKTDMIMTGGRHPMKICYSIGFKSDGRITGLHVDLFINAGMSMDVSPIIPHNFVEALKKYNWGAFSYDAKICKTNIATRSAMRGPGEVQGSYVAEAIIEHVASALSTDVNLVRQRNIHTVESLALYHGECMEDALGYTLPSICNKLTASTNYQYRLEMIQTFNKSNQWKKRGLSFVPIVHKVSSRPTPGKVSILNDGSIVVEVGGIELGQGLWTKVKQMAAFGLGQLWDDQSQDLLERVRVIQADTLSVVQGGWTTGSTTSECSCEAVRRACNIMVDRLKSLKEQLQEKQGMVSWDGLISQAKMAGVDLSAREYYIPGASGSYLNYGAAASEVEIDLLTGATTILRSDLIYDCGQSLNPAVDLGQVEGAFVQGIGYFMSEEYVTNSDGLIVSDGTWTYKIPTVDTIPKQFNVELLNSGFHKKRVLSSKASGEPPLLLAASVHCATREAIAAARKEYCSGSGSSSPPFFELEVPAVMPVVKELCGFENVEKYLETLLASE